From Acomys russatus chromosome 2, mAcoRus1.1, whole genome shotgun sequence, one genomic window encodes:
- the LOC127200116 gene encoding zinc finger protein 844-like: MGAVTYDDVHVNFTREEWALLDPSQKSLYKGVMLETYRNLMAIGIKEHILERNLMNVMNVVKPLHYTVILKYIKEYILERNPANVINVIETFHNKPLCAIVASKYIKEHMLERNPMNVSNVVKPLQITVISKYIKEHRALVPELGR; encoded by the exons ATGGGTGCAGTGACCTATGATGATGTGCACGTGAActtcactcgggaagagtgggctttgctggatccttcccagaagagtctctacaaaggtgtgatgctggagacctacaggaacctcaTGGCTATAGGT ataaaagaacacatactggagagaaaccttatgaatgtaatgaatgtggtaaagcctttgcactaCACAGTcatcttaaaatacataaaagaatacatactggagagaaaccctgcaaatgtaatcaatgtgatagAAACTTTTCACAACAAA cctttgtgtGCCATAGTAGCCTCCAAATACATTAAagaacacatgctggagagaaaccctatgaatgtgagcaatgtggtaaagcctttgcaaatCACAGTGatttccaaatacataaaagaacacagagctttagtcccagaacttggaagg
- the Impa1 gene encoding inositol monophosphatase 1 encodes MADPWQECMDYAVTLARQAGEMIREALKSEMNVMIKSSPADLVTVTDQKVEKMLLSSIKEKYPSHSFIGEESVAAGEKTVFTDEPTWIIDPIDGTTNFVHRFPFVAVSIGFVVNKQMEFGVVYSCMEDKMYVGRRGKGAFCNGQKLRVSQQEDITKSLLVTELGSSRKPETLRTVLSNMERLCSIPIHGIRSVGTAAVNMCLVATGGADAYYEMGIHCWDMAGAGIIVTEAGGVLMDVTGGPFDLMSRRIIAANNKALAERIAKEIEIIPLERDDES; translated from the exons ATGGCAGACCCTTGGCAGGAGTGCATGGATTATGCAGTAACCCTCGCAAGACAAGCCGGAGAG ATGATTCGTGAAGCTCTGAAAAGCGAGATGAATGTCATGATTAAAAGCTCTCCAGCTGACTTGGTAACAGTTACCGACCAAAAGGTTGAAAAAATGCTTCTCTCTTCTATAAAGGAAAAGTACCCATCTCACAG TTTCATTGGTGAAGAATCTGTGGCAGCTGGGGAAAAGACGGTCTTCACGGACGAGCCCACGTGGATCATTGATCCTATTGACGGGACAACTAACTTCGTGCATAg gtttccTTTTGTAGCTGTCTCAATTGGCTTTGTTGTAAATAAACAG ATGGAGTTTGGAGTTGTGTATAGCTGCATGGAAGATAAGATGTATGtgggcaggagaggaaaaggcGCCTTCTGTAACGGCCAGAAGCTTCGGGTTTCACAACAGGAAG ACATTACCAAATCACTCCTGGTGACGGAATTGGGCTCGTCCAGAAAGCCAGAGACATTACGGACTGTTCTTTCCAACATGGAAAGGCTGTGTTCCATTCCCATCCACGG GATCCGGAGTGTTGGGACAGCAGCTGTCAATATGTGCCTTGTGGCAACTGGAGGAGCAGATGCGTATTATGAAATGGGGATCCACTGCTGGGACATGGCAGGTGCTGGCATCATCGTCACCGAAGCAGGTGGAGTGCTGATGGATGTAACAG gTGGACCATTTGATTTGATGTCTCGGAGAATAATTGCTGCAAATAATAAAGCATTAGCCGAAAGAATAGCCAAAGAAATTGAGATAATACCTTTAGAAAGAGACGATGAAAGTTAG